A region from the Gossypium hirsutum isolate 1008001.06 chromosome A08, Gossypium_hirsutum_v2.1, whole genome shotgun sequence genome encodes:
- the LOC107932836 gene encoding aldehyde oxidase GLOX1-like has protein sequence MVVLSTGDVLLVNGAKTGSAGWDDARDPNLHPVLYKFQTDGTGSKFTVLNPSNIPRMYHSSFAVFPDAKILIAGSNTNLGYLDDALFPTEVRVEKFSPHYLDPNLGMFQQEIIVEKSNNQVKYGQKFTTQIRGNVEIDQQKLQVTIYSPPFVTHGVAMNQRLIQLGIVEFNKYVALNTNNIVLQTPINSNIAPPGYYMLFVNYNGVPCRRSMWVRILP, from the coding sequence ATGGTGGTGCTTTCGACGGGAGATGTGTTACTTGTCAACGGTGCCAAGACCGGTTCAGCCGGTTGGGATGACGCTAGGGACCCGAATTTACACCCAGTTTTGTACAAGTTCCAAACCGATGGAACTGGTTCCAAGTTCACCGTGCTTAACCCATCCAACATCCCCCGCATGTACCACTCTTCCTTTGCTGTCTTTCCCGATGCAAAAATCCTCATCGCTGGAAGCAACACAAACCTAGGTTACCTTGATGATGCTTTGTTCCCCACCGAAGTTCGGGTTGAGAAGTTCTCACCACATTACTTGGACCCGAACTTGGGTATGTTCCAACAAGAGATCATTGTTGAAAAGTCCAATAACCAGGTGAAATACGGTCAGAAATTTACAACGCAGATCCGTGGAAACGTCGAAATTGACCAACAAAAGCTTCAAGTGACGATTTACTCGCCGCCATTTGTGACCCACGGGGTTGCTATGAATCAGAGATTGATTCAATTGGGAATTGTGGAATTTAACAAATATGTTGCCCTAAATACAAACAACATTGTTCTTCAAACTCCCATTAATAGCAACATTGCACCACCTGGTTATTACATGCTCTTTGTGAACTACAATGGAGTACCTTGCCGTCGATCAATGTGGGTTCGAATTTTACCTTAG